Proteins from one Oryza sativa Japonica Group chromosome 12, ASM3414082v1 genomic window:
- the LOC107279602 gene encoding uncharacterized protein, with the protein MKKTNQIKLFLEKPTPTLRSVSFLFGGILPHWRRVEELGSIPFIRDVAKKTDSTKYAMPALLLTTSISGNGKPEMTILSMVYTKLLCTNAHLGGRRVDAHHFNVYICGSRSGIAILDSDKTLICLRTALHFIGSPIRKKCRSFLLKTNHLFRCEILEKMASCINDSQWKIGTFFSNYLAKKKFRLRTKKINFGLNQQPDCAVILNADRKSSVILEAARSQIPIAFLVDSTIPGESHKRITYPIPANDPIQFVYLFRHSVTKTGILERKSVHEPMQTGLKAVDSLVPIGRGRRELIIGGRKTSICSATSRVTKTRSIYTAADSELFLAVLPFLSEMPEQVVSTVEPFLSTIPEQVVPTYIPQMQNFIGETTTSLPQLQGEAGPSNSTGGGAAPSSSIYLAYAAEHASFLKAISEELYRRVGEQINLKSPLDEENIRNIVYKIMNDDFELFFDPIEDLKDWLQFIKANPLSFQDLIQFWMALAK; encoded by the coding sequence ATGAAAAAGACCAATCAAATCAAACTTTTCTTGGAAAAACCGACGCCAACGTTAAGATCAGTCTCCTTTCTTTTCGGCGGCATCCTTCCGCATTGGCGGCGAGTGGAAGAGTTGGGTTCGATTCCCTTTATACGCGATGTGGCGAAAAAGACTGATTCAACGAAATATGCCATGCCTGCATTATTACTTACCACCAGTATCTCGGGAAACGGAAAACCGGAAATGACAATCCTTTCTATGGTCTATACTAAATTACTTTGTACGAATGCACATCTCGGCGGGCGTCGGGTAGATGCTCACCATTTCAATGTCTATATCTGTGGTTCCAGAAGTGGAATTGCTATTCTCGATTCAGACAAGACACTGATTTGTTTACGAACCGCTCTTCATTTTATAGGATCTCCCATTCGTAAAAAATGCCGTTCCTTCCTTTTAAAGACCAATCATTTATTTCGATGTGAGATATTGGAAAAAATGGCGAGCTGTATCAATGATTCTCAATGGAAGATCGGGACTTTTTTTAGCAATTATTTggctaaaaaaaaattccgtTTAAGAACGAAAAAGATAAATTTTGGGTTGAACCAACAACCCGATTGTGCGGTTATTCTGAATGCAGATAGAAAGTCTTCGGTCATACTGGAAGCTGCTCGATCACAAATACCTATTGCATTCTTAGTTGATTCCACGATCCCAGGGGAATCCCATAAAAGAATCACTTATCCCATCCCAGCGAATGATCCTATACAGTTCGTATATCTATTTCGTCATTCGGTCACGAAAACAGGGATTCTGGAACGTAAATCTGTGCACGAACCCATGCAAACAGGCTTAAAAGCAGTGGATAGCCTGGTTCCTATAGGCCGTGGTCGACGAGAACTTATAATCGGGGGCAGAAAAACTTCAATCTGTAGCGCTACTTCCAGAGTTACCAAAACTCGAAGTATCTATACTGCGGCTGACAGCGAATTATTTTTAGCTGTCCTGCCTTTCCTTTCGGAAATGCCAGAACAGGTAGTTTCAACTGTGGAGCCCTTCCTTTCTACAATCCCGGAACAGGTAGTTCCAACCTACATTCCACAAATGCAAAATTTTATAGGTGAAACTACTACCAGTCTACCCCAGCTACAAGGGGAGGCTGGCCCGAGTAACTCTACAGGGGGTGGGGCTGCCCCTTCTTCTTCAATTTATCTGGCTTATGCGGCCGAACACGCATCTTTCCTAAAAGCAATTTCTGAGGAGCTTTACCGGAGAGTAGGGGAACAAATCAACTTAAAGAGTCCCCTGGACGAGGAGAATATAAGGAATATAGTCTACAAGATCATGAATGATGATTTTGAACTCTTCTTCGATCCCATAGAAGATTTGAAGGACTGGCTACAATTCATTAAGGCGAATCCCCTTAGTTTTCAGGATCTTATACAATTTTGGATGGCATTAGCCAAATAG